A section of the Verrucomicrobium sp. GAS474 genome encodes:
- a CDS encoding S1C family serine protease: MVRDTRFLSLSFGSAFSLLVLASASLGLGTLPARAESAFDAIGTQVNKVFENGKASVVRVHAAQAPLPGTTDSFETIGSGFFIDNKGTLVTAASIIGFSPAVSVEVGGLRLPAKILGLDPRSGVAVLQVFDGITPFLTFGKEEDVHTATPIVAIGFPLNLPSAPSFGMVTGFDTQYLGRFFSCTHLRTSLPISPGQIGGPVLDGRGGVVGMLIMAADERKFAYALPASAIQKIVTDIAVHGRVEYGWIGVGVDPRSDSNDVKITQLFESTPASTSGLQPGDTVVRIGPREIAKASDVIDASFYSEVGDDLAVVVNRKGKLLTYKFTVGERPSRLPVPIPAIVPTSPADVPQQAIPVRADLPR, encoded by the coding sequence ATGGTCCGGGATACGCGCTTCCTCAGCCTGAGCTTCGGCTCGGCCTTCTCCCTTCTCGTACTGGCCTCGGCCTCCCTCGGCCTCGGCACCCTCCCCGCCCGCGCGGAGAGCGCCTTCGACGCCATCGGCACCCAGGTCAACAAGGTCTTTGAAAACGGCAAGGCCTCGGTCGTCCGGGTTCACGCCGCCCAGGCCCCCCTGCCGGGGACGACCGACAGCTTCGAAACCATCGGCTCCGGCTTCTTCATCGACAACAAGGGGACCCTCGTCACCGCCGCCTCGATCATCGGCTTCAGCCCGGCGGTCTCCGTCGAGGTCGGCGGGCTGCGGCTGCCCGCGAAGATCCTCGGCCTCGATCCGCGCAGCGGCGTCGCCGTCCTCCAGGTCTTCGACGGGATCACCCCGTTCCTCACCTTCGGCAAGGAAGAGGATGTCCACACCGCCACCCCGATCGTCGCCATCGGCTTCCCGCTCAACCTTCCCTCGGCGCCGAGCTTCGGGATGGTGACCGGGTTCGACACCCAATACCTCGGCCGCTTCTTCTCCTGCACCCACCTCCGCACCAGCCTCCCGATCAGCCCCGGCCAGATCGGCGGCCCGGTCCTCGACGGGCGCGGCGGGGTCGTCGGGATGCTGATCATGGCGGCCGACGAGCGGAAGTTCGCCTACGCGCTCCCCGCCTCGGCGATCCAGAAGATCGTCACCGACATCGCCGTCCACGGGCGGGTCGAGTACGGCTGGATCGGCGTCGGCGTCGATCCCCGGTCGGACTCGAACGACGTGAAGATCACCCAGCTCTTTGAATCGACCCCGGCCTCGACCAGCGGCCTCCAGCCCGGCGACACCGTCGTCCGCATCGGGCCGCGTGAGATCGCCAAGGCCTCCGACGTCATCGACGCCTCGTTCTACTCCGAAGTCGGCGACGACCTCGCCGTGGTGGTGAACCGGAAAGGGAAGCTCCTGACCTACAAGTTCACGGTGGGCGAGCGGCCCTCGCGGTTGCCGGTGCCGATCCCGGCCATCGTGCCGACCTCTCCTGCGGATGTGCCGCAGCAGGCGATCCCGGTTCGTGCCGACCTTCCCCGCTGA
- the alr gene encoding alanine racemase codes for MKTKSRKLAAPPLRTWLEIDGAALRHNLAFLRATVKRHAGKAPAPRLIAMVKSHAYGHGMPIVPEILRRLPDAVIGLADLDELRAYRASGKERDPAPVFLSSPVLPQELEEVLSLRGWPVLSTHAEAATLAKAAQKLGPDAVAEAHFKVDTGMGRLGLPPAEAAKELSRILAHLPRVRIVGIMTHFASADSDNAKTRRQLALFGKFRALFPRLPWHAANSAGLLHHPRAVAGAAWVRPGLALYGLPPRPADAKHLRPILSWKARVTFVRKAAAGTTVSYGATYTLPQAQTLATVSVGYGDTYPRHLSNNADVLIGGVRCPIRGRVTMDQIVVDASRVPARKLHAGAEAVLLGRQGKQEITADELAKRADTISYEIVTGTSLKLPRVYRNF; via the coding sequence ATGAAGACCAAGAGCAGAAAACTGGCTGCCCCCCCGCTCCGCACCTGGCTGGAGATCGACGGGGCCGCCCTCCGACACAACCTCGCCTTCCTCCGCGCGACGGTGAAGCGGCACGCGGGCAAGGCCCCCGCCCCCCGGCTCATCGCGATGGTGAAATCGCACGCCTACGGCCACGGCATGCCGATCGTCCCCGAGATCCTCCGCCGCCTCCCCGACGCCGTCATCGGCCTCGCCGACCTCGACGAGCTCCGTGCCTATCGCGCCTCGGGCAAAGAAAGAGACCCGGCGCCCGTCTTCCTCTCCAGCCCCGTCCTGCCGCAGGAATTGGAGGAAGTCCTCTCGCTCCGGGGCTGGCCCGTCCTCTCGACCCACGCCGAGGCGGCGACCCTCGCCAAGGCCGCGCAAAAACTGGGGCCCGACGCCGTCGCCGAGGCCCACTTCAAGGTCGATACCGGGATGGGCCGCCTCGGCCTCCCGCCCGCCGAGGCGGCGAAGGAACTGAGCCGGATCCTCGCCCACCTCCCCCGCGTCCGCATCGTCGGCATCATGACCCACTTCGCCAGCGCCGACAGCGACAACGCGAAGACGCGCAGGCAGCTCGCCCTCTTCGGAAAATTCCGCGCCCTCTTCCCCCGATTGCCGTGGCATGCGGCGAACAGCGCCGGCCTCCTCCACCATCCCCGCGCCGTCGCCGGGGCCGCGTGGGTCCGCCCGGGCCTCGCCCTCTACGGCCTCCCGCCCCGCCCCGCCGACGCGAAACACCTCCGGCCCATCCTGAGCTGGAAAGCCCGCGTCACCTTCGTCCGCAAGGCGGCGGCGGGGACGACCGTCAGCTACGGCGCGACCTACACGCTGCCGCAGGCCCAGACCCTCGCCACCGTCTCCGTCGGCTACGGCGACACCTACCCCCGCCATCTCTCCAACAACGCCGACGTCCTCATCGGCGGCGTCCGCTGCCCGATCCGGGGCCGGGTGACGATGGACCAGATCGTCGTCGACGCCAGCCGCGTCCCCGCGAGGAAACTCCACGCCGGAGCCGAAGCCGTGCTCTTGGGCAGGCAGGGAAAGCAGGAGATCACCGCCGACGAATTGGCGAAGCGGGCCGATACGATTTCATACGAGATCGTGACGGGAACGTCGTTGAAGTTGCCGCGCGTGTATCGGAATTTCTAA
- the tsaB gene encoding tRNA (adenosine(37)-N6)-threonylcarbamoyltransferase complex dimerization subunit type 1 TsaB codes for MILAIDTSSSHGSAALGDAAGNVLQVETFSGQGGRERHSTTLFPALAKFNLRDRPLTKIIVGLGPGSFSGIRVALAAAQGLALPHRTPIVGARSSDSIARQLPHVTRLGVFADARRGEYYCTLYALGTLERESFLLPRDGVEEMASKVTLAVSADPLPMIPEALPPRAADFLHLPHFDLLVPPAGETLEPIYLREPVA; via the coding sequence ATGATCCTCGCCATCGACACCTCCTCCTCCCACGGCTCCGCCGCCCTCGGCGACGCCGCCGGGAACGTCCTCCAGGTCGAGACCTTCTCCGGCCAGGGCGGGCGCGAGCGCCACTCGACGACCCTCTTCCCCGCCCTCGCGAAATTCAACCTCCGCGACCGCCCCCTCACGAAGATCATCGTCGGTCTCGGGCCCGGCTCCTTCTCCGGCATCCGCGTCGCCCTCGCCGCCGCGCAGGGACTCGCGCTGCCGCATCGGACGCCGATCGTCGGCGCGCGGAGCAGCGATTCGATCGCCCGCCAGCTCCCCCACGTCACCCGCCTCGGTGTCTTCGCCGACGCCCGCCGGGGGGAATACTATTGCACCCTCTACGCCCTCGGCACGCTGGAGCGGGAATCGTTCCTCCTCCCGCGCGACGGCGTCGAGGAAATGGCCTCGAAGGTCACCCTCGCCGTCAGCGCCGATCCCCTCCCGATGATCCCGGAGGCCCTCCCGCCCCGCGCCGCCGACTTCCTTCACCTGCCCCACTTCGACCTCCTCGTCCCCCCCGCCGGGGAAACGCTGGAGCCGATCTACCTCCGGGAGCCCGTGGCATGA
- the tsaE gene encoding tRNA (adenosine(37)-N6)-threonylcarbamoyltransferase complex ATPase subunit type 1 TsaE, producing MSATDLFPALVETAGETHALAAALAATLRGGEIIALHGPLGAGKTEFTRGLARALGYRGDVTSPTFSLVHEYPGARLPLCHLDLYRVETVEEARRFGVEDYLDYDEGRGVAVVEWPERIAPLLPASTLHLTIEPLPDGRRRFAVGASSTKEF from the coding sequence ATGAGCGCGACCGATCTCTTCCCCGCCCTCGTCGAGACCGCCGGGGAGACCCACGCCCTCGCCGCCGCCCTCGCCGCCACCCTCCGGGGCGGCGAGATCATCGCCCTCCACGGCCCCCTCGGCGCGGGGAAGACCGAGTTCACCCGCGGCCTCGCCCGCGCCCTCGGCTACCGGGGCGACGTGACGAGCCCGACCTTCTCCCTCGTCCACGAGTATCCCGGAGCCCGCCTCCCCCTCTGCCACCTCGACCTCTACCGCGTCGAGACCGTCGAGGAGGCCCGCCGCTTCGGCGTCGAGGACTACCTCGACTACGACGAGGGCCGGGGCGTCGCCGTCGTCGAATGGCCGGAGAGGATCGCCCCGCTCCTCCCCGCCTCCACCCTCCACCTCACGATCGAGCCGCTCCCCGACGGCCGCCGCCGCTTCGCCGTCGGAGCCTCCTCGACGAAAGAGTTTTGA
- the thiL gene encoding thiamine-phosphate kinase, with protein MNEDRFIAALTRKWKASASMPVGPGDDCAVVVPQKGGPALFFKTDAVVEGLHFTARTPGPLVGRKALARNLSDAAAMGGTPTHALVTLALPPGFSPARIAAIYRGIEALAHRHGVALAGGETTRSPKLLLSVTLLGTFPSRPLLRSGGRAGDDLWVTGTLGASLRGGNRAKHLAFEPRLAEGAWLAKHGLATAAMDLSDGLAADLPRLAKASRCGFRLDRTAIPRTPRATLRAALTDGEDYELLFAAPAASRVRLERAWKKSFPSLRLTRIGALTKPGAGEKPASLGRGYDHLEK; from the coding sequence ATGAACGAAGACCGCTTCATCGCCGCCCTGACCCGGAAGTGGAAAGCCTCGGCCTCGATGCCCGTCGGCCCCGGCGACGACTGCGCCGTCGTCGTCCCGCAAAAGGGAGGCCCCGCCCTCTTCTTCAAGACCGACGCCGTCGTCGAGGGGCTCCACTTCACCGCGCGGACGCCCGGCCCCCTCGTCGGGCGGAAGGCGCTGGCCCGGAACCTGAGCGACGCCGCCGCGATGGGGGGAACGCCGACCCACGCCCTCGTCACCCTCGCGTTGCCGCCCGGATTCTCCCCCGCCCGCATCGCCGCGATCTATCGCGGAATCGAGGCCCTGGCGCACCGCCACGGCGTCGCCCTCGCCGGAGGGGAGACGACCCGTTCGCCCAAGCTCCTCCTCTCCGTCACCCTCCTCGGCACCTTTCCCTCCAGGCCGCTCCTCCGTTCCGGCGGCCGGGCCGGGGACGACCTCTGGGTCACCGGCACCCTCGGGGCCTCCCTGCGCGGCGGAAACCGGGCCAAGCACCTCGCCTTCGAGCCCCGCCTCGCCGAGGGCGCGTGGCTCGCGAAGCACGGCCTCGCCACCGCCGCGATGGATCTCAGCGACGGCCTCGCCGCCGACCTCCCCCGGCTGGCCAAGGCGAGCCGCTGCGGCTTCCGCCTCGACCGGACGGCGATCCCGCGCACGCCCCGGGCGACCCTTCGCGCCGCGCTGACCGACGGGGAAGACTACGAACTCCTCTTCGCCGCCCCCGCCGCCTCCCGCGTCCGGCTCGAACGGGCGTGGAAGAAATCCTTCCCCTCCCTCCGCCTCACCCGGATCGGCGCGTTGACGAAACCGGGCGCGGGGGAAAAGCCCGCCTCCCTCGGACGCGGCTACGACCACCTGGAAAAATGA
- a CDS encoding CPBP family intramembrane glutamic endopeptidase, whose amino-acid sequence MLAFLEQHPRFIPGLLFAASLAAQAALVFLLQGRGFRFPLLGKAPAIAVPPEKSIALVGAIVVTALTLGGFWFDLVALVGVVLVLASEGVPPPRHFGFGPGAPVPPLRALGFGLVIALAVFLPLQAFATGIEAVFRHFGLPTPPEPAVALFLKARHFGALAQLLFAALLLAPLCEEAFFRGFLHPVLKAAFPVRPGIALAATAAAFAGIHCHWATLLPLFGFGLVQGIVYETSGSLLLCLSVHFWFNTISAAALLAEIGKATP is encoded by the coding sequence ATGCTCGCCTTCCTGGAGCAGCATCCCCGGTTCATCCCGGGGCTCCTCTTCGCCGCTTCCCTCGCCGCGCAGGCCGCCCTCGTCTTCCTGCTGCAGGGCCGGGGCTTCCGCTTCCCCCTCCTCGGCAAGGCCCCGGCGATCGCCGTCCCGCCGGAGAAAAGCATCGCCCTCGTCGGCGCGATCGTCGTCACCGCCCTCACCCTCGGCGGGTTCTGGTTCGACCTCGTCGCCCTCGTCGGCGTCGTCCTCGTCCTCGCCTCGGAGGGGGTCCCCCCGCCGCGCCACTTCGGCTTCGGGCCGGGCGCGCCGGTCCCGCCCCTCCGTGCCCTCGGCTTCGGCCTCGTCATCGCCCTCGCCGTCTTCCTCCCGCTCCAGGCCTTCGCCACCGGGATCGAGGCGGTCTTCCGCCACTTCGGCCTCCCGACCCCGCCCGAGCCCGCCGTCGCCCTCTTCCTCAAGGCCCGCCACTTCGGAGCCCTCGCCCAGCTTCTCTTCGCCGCCCTCCTCCTCGCCCCCCTCTGCGAGGAGGCCTTCTTCCGCGGCTTCCTCCATCCCGTCCTGAAGGCCGCCTTCCCCGTCCGGCCCGGCATCGCCCTCGCCGCCACCGCCGCCGCCTTCGCCGGGATCCACTGCCATTGGGCCACCCTCCTCCCGCTCTTCGGCTTCGGCCTCGTCCAAGGGATCGTCTACGAGACGTCGGGCTCCCTCCTCCTTTGCCTCTCCGTCCATTTCTGGTTCAATACGATCAGCGCCGCCGCCCTCCTCGCCGAGATCGGCAAGGCGACTCCCTAA
- the sppA gene encoding signal peptide peptidase SppA, translated as MASPFKTFLGGCAGVLLCLLLAVSLVLNLGLIAAFSMKKDAKTGLSEESYLPAKGTTTAKLVLIDLVGEIGGSLPGVFGDSMVDDIRLQLRQAAEDANVKGVILRIDSPGGEVTASDEIYHYVADFRAKSGKPVVVYMESMAASGGYYSAMGGSWIIAHPLTVTGSIGVILETYNVKDLAGKVGVKALVIKSGKMKDMLNPFRDPAPEELALVQSLVNETYDRFVTVVATERKLDVESLRNGIADGRIYSGKQAKALGLVDDLGYFEDAVAKGRELAKLGDAEVVRYSPPFDTARFLHSLGVTTRMPALRLEIPGFNASAAGSPAFHLQSGRLYYLPASVAGF; from the coding sequence ATGGCCTCTCCCTTCAAAACGTTCCTCGGCGGCTGCGCCGGGGTACTGCTCTGCCTTCTCCTCGCCGTCAGCCTCGTCCTGAACCTCGGGCTCATCGCCGCCTTCTCGATGAAGAAGGACGCGAAGACCGGCCTCAGCGAGGAGAGCTACCTCCCGGCGAAGGGGACGACGACGGCGAAGCTCGTCCTGATCGACCTCGTCGGCGAGATCGGCGGGAGCCTCCCCGGGGTCTTCGGCGACTCGATGGTCGACGACATCCGCCTCCAGCTCCGCCAGGCCGCCGAGGACGCCAACGTGAAGGGCGTCATTCTCCGCATCGATTCCCCCGGCGGCGAGGTCACCGCCAGCGACGAGATCTACCACTACGTCGCCGACTTCCGCGCGAAGTCGGGCAAGCCGGTCGTCGTCTACATGGAATCGATGGCCGCCTCGGGCGGGTATTACAGCGCGATGGGCGGCTCGTGGATCATCGCCCATCCCCTCACCGTCACCGGGAGCATCGGCGTCATCCTCGAGACCTACAACGTGAAGGACCTCGCCGGGAAGGTCGGCGTGAAGGCCCTCGTGATCAAGTCGGGGAAGATGAAGGACATGCTCAACCCCTTCCGCGATCCCGCCCCGGAGGAGCTCGCCCTCGTCCAGAGCCTCGTCAACGAGACCTACGACCGCTTCGTCACCGTCGTCGCCACGGAGCGGAAGCTCGACGTCGAGAGCCTGCGCAACGGCATCGCCGACGGCCGCATCTATTCCGGCAAGCAGGCGAAGGCCCTCGGCCTGGTCGACGACCTCGGCTACTTCGAGGACGCCGTGGCGAAGGGCCGCGAGCTCGCGAAGCTGGGCGACGCCGAGGTCGTTCGCTACAGCCCCCCCTTCGACACCGCCCGCTTCCTCCACTCCCTCGGCGTGACGACCCGCATGCCCGCGCTCCGGCTGGAGATCCCCGGCTTCAACGCCTCGGCGGCCGGCTCCCCGGCGTTCCACCTCCAGAGCGGACGCCTCTACTACCTCCCCGCCTCGGTCGCCGGGTTTTAG
- the gltB gene encoding glutamate synthase large subunit, with protein sequence MSLNHSILTQMGSFNGKGLYDPAFEHDACGVGFVASISGERSEKILKTAIGCVSALSHRGAMDADAKTGDGAGVLTQIPYEIFRPEVEKLGHKLFSDSDLAVGFLFLPKDNAYEQAFCRKVVEETLSKRKLFVFGWRKVPVKMDILGDKALQTCPEMEQVLIGKPEDEIIGAEEYEQVLYLARSEIEYRISRAGIESFYVASFSSRTIIYKGLLVSPQLDKFYLDLRNPKYKTSLAIYHQRYSTNTFPTWPLAQPVRLMAHNGEINTVQGNRVWMRSREAQLAASVWGDEIEFLRPVIQPGGSDSTSLDNVLELLTMSGRDLLHSLMMLVPAAWQADTKITPERQAFYRYHSCMMEPWDGPAALVVSDGRTIAACLDRNGLRPSRYTVTSDGLVVLGSEVGLATIDDKVVVEKGRLAPGEILAVDTVGKKFWRNDEIKDFYAARQPYGEWLAQNLKELKAAASLAAGTAADGALLPQQLSFGYNEEEVEVILKAMAETGEEAIGSMGDDAPLAVLSLKSKLLYEYFKQLFAQVTNPPIDPIREKLVMSVEMPVGRESNLLAEGPSHADVLLLKSPILSNAELDEIRSRPEASLKSQTFSVLFPAVGGEGALAKRLTDLRREVENAVDAGVTLVILSDRGVSAEMAGLPLLLAVSAVHHELIRRGKRSLASILVEGGEVRDVHQFACLIGFGASAVNPYLAIATYRDLIEKGSLKVADPAVVWKNYRSAIEKGLLKIMSKMGISTLQSYHGAQVFQAIGIHEDVAKEHFAGVISRVSGLGLKEIAEETLSRHIHAFGSAEAKLVDAGIYRYRRDGEVHVVTPALLQSLHAYVGIKGMDKAGKQEDYQKYVDAVMAGQPVDLRHCLRIKPGTPIPIDEVEPLEEIRKRFTTAGMSLGALSPEAHEALAIAMNRIGGKSNSGEGGEDKIRFGTMENGDSKNSAIKQVASGRFGLTAEYLASAEEIEIKMAQGSKPGEGGQLPGHKVSALIAKLRHSTPGVMLISPPPHHDIYSIEDLAQLIYDLKQVNPRAKICVKLVSEAGVGTIAAGVAKAHADIILISGHDGGTGASPLSSVKHAGGPWELGVAEAQQVLLLNSLRNRVTLRTDGGMRTGFDIAVAALLGAEEYNFGTIALIAAGCVYVRKCHLNTCPVGVATQDERLRAKFKGTPDNIITFFNGVAQEVREIMASLGMRTMNEMIGRAELLEQKEIPGHPKANTLDLKPMLAVPPIDETVPRYRTWNANTKLEERTLDDEILQDAKSALQTRRPVSLKYKVKNVNRSVGTQLSGEVAYRAGDESLPENTIQIALTGSAGQSLGAFLVKGVRIHLTGEANDYVGKGMSGGEIVIVPSASATFAAHDNSILGNTNLYGATGGTLFARGKAGERFAVRNSGALSVVEGVGDHGCEYMTNGLVVVLGGTGKNFGAGMSGGLAYVLDLEGNFDKLYNPAMVGIDRLGTEDEVIRTDAQGNPLTLKAIIKQHLDATGSARAKEILADWERFRTLFWKVVPHPPVAALAPAKPADPVEPAKV encoded by the coding sequence ATGTCTCTGAATCACTCGATCCTCACCCAGATGGGCTCTTTCAACGGAAAGGGGCTCTACGATCCGGCTTTTGAACACGACGCCTGCGGCGTCGGTTTCGTCGCGAGTATCAGTGGGGAACGCTCGGAAAAGATCCTCAAGACCGCCATCGGGTGCGTCTCGGCCCTCTCCCATCGCGGCGCGATGGACGCCGACGCGAAGACCGGCGACGGCGCGGGCGTCCTGACCCAGATCCCCTACGAGATCTTCCGGCCCGAGGTCGAGAAGCTCGGTCACAAGCTCTTCTCCGACAGCGATCTGGCCGTCGGCTTCCTCTTCCTCCCGAAGGACAACGCCTACGAGCAGGCCTTCTGCCGGAAGGTCGTCGAGGAGACCCTTTCCAAGCGGAAGCTCTTCGTCTTCGGCTGGCGCAAGGTGCCGGTGAAGATGGACATCCTCGGGGACAAGGCCCTCCAGACCTGCCCCGAGATGGAACAGGTCCTCATCGGCAAGCCCGAGGACGAGATCATCGGCGCCGAGGAATACGAGCAGGTCCTCTACCTCGCCCGCTCCGAGATCGAGTACCGGATCAGCCGCGCCGGGATCGAGAGCTTCTACGTCGCCTCGTTCTCCAGCCGGACGATCATCTACAAGGGCCTCCTCGTCTCCCCCCAGCTCGACAAGTTCTACCTCGACCTGCGGAACCCGAAGTACAAGACCTCCCTCGCGATCTACCACCAGCGCTACAGCACGAACACCTTCCCCACCTGGCCCCTCGCCCAGCCCGTCCGCCTCATGGCGCACAACGGCGAGATCAACACGGTGCAGGGGAACCGCGTCTGGATGCGGTCCCGGGAAGCCCAGCTCGCCGCCTCCGTGTGGGGCGACGAGATCGAGTTCCTCCGCCCCGTGATCCAGCCCGGCGGCAGCGACTCGACGAGCCTCGACAACGTCCTCGAGCTGCTGACGATGTCGGGCCGCGACCTCCTGCACAGCCTCATGATGCTCGTCCCCGCCGCGTGGCAGGCCGACACGAAGATCACCCCGGAGCGGCAGGCCTTCTACCGCTACCACTCCTGCATGATGGAGCCGTGGGACGGCCCCGCCGCCCTCGTCGTCAGCGACGGCCGGACCATCGCCGCCTGCCTCGACCGGAACGGCCTCCGGCCCTCGCGCTACACCGTCACCTCCGACGGCCTCGTCGTCCTCGGCTCCGAGGTCGGCCTCGCGACCATCGACGACAAGGTCGTGGTCGAGAAGGGCCGCCTCGCCCCGGGCGAGATCCTCGCCGTCGACACCGTCGGGAAGAAGTTCTGGCGGAACGACGAGATCAAGGACTTCTACGCCGCCCGCCAGCCCTACGGGGAATGGCTCGCGCAGAACCTGAAGGAACTGAAGGCCGCGGCCTCCCTCGCCGCCGGCACGGCGGCCGACGGGGCGCTCCTGCCCCAGCAGCTCTCGTTCGGCTACAACGAGGAAGAGGTCGAGGTCATCCTCAAGGCGATGGCCGAGACGGGCGAGGAGGCGATCGGCTCCATGGGAGACGACGCGCCCCTGGCCGTCCTCTCGCTCAAGTCGAAGCTCCTCTACGAGTACTTCAAGCAGCTCTTCGCCCAGGTCACGAACCCCCCGATCGACCCGATCCGGGAGAAGCTCGTCATGTCGGTCGAGATGCCCGTCGGACGGGAATCGAACCTCCTCGCCGAGGGGCCGAGCCATGCCGACGTCCTCCTGCTGAAGAGCCCCATCCTGTCCAACGCCGAGCTCGACGAGATCCGGTCCCGCCCCGAGGCGAGCCTGAAGTCGCAGACCTTCTCCGTCCTCTTCCCCGCCGTCGGCGGCGAGGGCGCGCTGGCGAAGCGGCTCACCGACCTCCGCCGCGAGGTCGAGAACGCCGTCGACGCGGGCGTCACCCTTGTCATCCTCAGCGACCGGGGCGTCTCGGCCGAGATGGCCGGGCTTCCCCTCCTCCTCGCCGTCTCTGCCGTCCATCATGAGCTGATCCGGCGTGGCAAGCGGAGCCTCGCCTCGATCCTCGTCGAGGGCGGCGAAGTGCGGGACGTCCACCAGTTCGCCTGCCTCATCGGCTTCGGCGCGTCGGCGGTCAATCCCTACCTCGCCATCGCCACCTACCGCGATCTGATCGAGAAGGGCTCCCTCAAGGTCGCCGACCCCGCAGTCGTCTGGAAGAACTACCGTTCCGCAATCGAGAAGGGCCTCCTCAAGATCATGTCGAAGATGGGCATCTCGACCCTCCAGAGCTACCACGGTGCCCAGGTCTTCCAGGCCATCGGCATCCACGAGGACGTGGCGAAGGAACACTTCGCCGGAGTCATCTCGCGCGTCTCGGGCCTCGGCCTGAAGGAGATCGCCGAGGAGACCCTCAGCCGCCACATCCACGCCTTCGGCTCCGCGGAAGCGAAGCTCGTCGACGCCGGCATCTACCGCTACCGGCGGGACGGCGAAGTCCATGTCGTCACCCCCGCCCTCCTCCAGAGCCTCCATGCCTACGTCGGCATCAAGGGAATGGACAAGGCCGGGAAGCAGGAAGACTACCAGAAGTACGTCGATGCCGTCATGGCGGGCCAGCCCGTCGACCTCCGGCATTGCCTCCGCATCAAGCCCGGCACCCCGATCCCGATCGACGAGGTCGAGCCCCTGGAGGAGATTCGCAAGCGTTTCACCACCGCGGGCATGTCCCTCGGCGCGCTCTCGCCCGAGGCCCACGAGGCCCTCGCGATCGCGATGAACCGGATCGGCGGCAAGTCGAACTCCGGCGAAGGCGGCGAGGACAAGATCCGCTTCGGCACCATGGAGAACGGCGACTCGAAGAACAGCGCCATCAAGCAGGTCGCCTCCGGGCGCTTCGGCCTCACCGCCGAATACCTGGCCAGCGCCGAGGAGATCGAGATCAAGATGGCGCAGGGCTCGAAGCCCGGCGAGGGCGGCCAGCTGCCCGGCCACAAGGTCTCCGCCCTCATCGCGAAGCTCCGGCACAGCACGCCCGGCGTGATGCTCATCTCGCCCCCGCCGCACCACGACATCTACAGCATCGAGGATCTGGCCCAGCTGATCTACGACCTGAAGCAGGTCAACCCGCGCGCCAAGATCTGCGTGAAGCTCGTCTCCGAGGCCGGCGTCGGCACCATCGCGGCGGGCGTCGCGAAGGCTCATGCCGACATCATCCTCATCAGCGGCCACGACGGCGGCACCGGCGCCTCGCCGCTTTCCTCCGTGAAGCACGCGGGCGGCCCGTGGGAACTCGGCGTCGCCGAGGCCCAGCAGGTCCTCCTGCTGAACAGCCTCCGGAACCGCGTCACCCTGCGGACCGACGGCGGCATGCGGACCGGCTTCGACATCGCCGTCGCGGCGCTCCTCGGCGCGGAGGAGTACAACTTCGGCACCATCGCCCTCATCGCGGCGGGCTGCGTCTACGTCCGCAAGTGCCACCTGAACACCTGCCCCGTCGGCGTCGCCACCCAGGACGAGCGCCTCCGGGCCAAGTTCAAGGGGACCCCCGACAACATCATCACGTTCTTCAACGGCGTCGCCCAGGAGGTCCGCGAGATCATGGCCTCCCTCGGCATGCGGACGATGAACGAGATGATCGGCCGCGCCGAGCTCCTCGAGCAGAAGGAGATCCCCGGCCATCCGAAGGCGAACACCCTCGACCTGAAGCCGATGCTCGCCGTCCCCCCCATCGACGAGACCGTCCCCCGGTACCGGACGTGGAACGCGAACACGAAGCTCGAGGAGCGGACCCTCGACGACGAGATCCTGCAGGACGCCAAGAGCGCCCTCCAGACCCGGCGTCCCGTCTCCCTCAAGTACAAGGTGAAGAACGTCAACCGGAGCGTCGGCACCCAGCTCTCCGGCGAGGTCGCCTATCGCGCCGGGGACGAGTCCCTGCCCGAGAACACGATCCAGATCGCCCTCACCGGCAGCGCGGGCCAGAGCCTCGGCGCCTTCCTCGTGAAGGGCGTCCGCATCCACCTCACCGGCGAGGCGAACGACTACGTCGGCAAGGGCATGTCGGGCGGCGAGATCGTCATCGTCCCCTCGGCCTCGGCGACCTTCGCCGCGCACGACAACTCGATCCTCGGGAACACCAACCTCTACGGCGCGACGGGCGGCACGCTCTTCGCCCGCGGCAAGGCGGGGGAACGGTTCGCCGTCCGCAACAGCGGCGCCCTCTCCGTCGTCGAAGGGGTCGGCGACCACGGCTGCGAGTACATGACCAACGGCCTCGTCGTCGTCCTCGGCGGCACGGGGAAGAACTTCGGCGCGGGCATGTCGGGCGGCCTCGCCTACGTCCTCGACCTCGAGGGGAACTTCGACAAGCTCTACAATCCGGCGATGGTCGGGATCGACCGCCTCGGCACCGAGGACGAGGTGATCCGCACCGACGCGCAGGGCAATCCCCTGACGCTGAAGGCGATCATCAAGCAGCACCTCGACGCCACGGGGAGCGCCCGGGCGAAGGAGATCCTGGCCGACTGGGAACGCTTCCGGACCCTGTTCTGGAAGGTCGTCCCCCATCCCCCCGTCGCGGCGCTCGCCCCGGCGAAGCCCGCCGACCCGGTCGAGCCGGCGAAAGTCTAA